Within the Rosa rugosa chromosome 2, drRosRugo1.1, whole genome shotgun sequence genome, the region attttcaTGCGCATAATTGCACTCTAAATACTATAATTAAACTAATCtttaagtcaattattatgtaattaatccatttttatttattttgtaggaaataagtgAAGTTGCAAAAACGAGAAGAAATTACGCGAAAATGAGAGCAATTCGTGATTTTCGACAAAAGGAGGAAATTATGGATGCCATAATTAACCAATTAAGCATGGTTTAGTATTGGTTAATTAGctacttaattaaacatgcatGCACGTTTGGTACCATTAATTGGTCTGATCAATTATGAGCTGACATGTGGCATTGAGCATTCAAATTATGCAAAGACCAATCACATGGGATGCACAGATCAGAAgcattttttcttcctttgtcTTGACTTTGAAAACGCACCGTATCATCCCAGACCCCTTATCCTTTTCTCTTCTATCACAAACAGTGGCCACCGCAATTAATATAAGGCCATCTCCAGCTGTGGGGGGCTAAAATAGCCCCCGGGCTAAATTTTAACCCCCCATAATCACTATTTATGTGAATAGTAAGGGCTATAATTTTTACCATCTCCAATCCTTAGGGCTATAATTTTAAATGCCctattattttattgtttttcattaTGTATTTCTAATATATAGTATTTTATAACTATGCTACTATTTCCacttatataattatttttttgatcaaatgttattaattttttagatAAGATCAAATGTTGTTTCAATTATACACTTTTTTAaaagggttcttgaccaaaagcaccaaaatgagccaaaattatcccacttaccccagcaactgatttttattcccactaacccaatttaaagagaaatgactattctgccctcaacttaattaatgaattacatacTGCCACTCACTAATCTCTCTCCcatcccgatctctctctctcctctctctctttcttccccCCTACTGACCTCCGGCTCCGGCAACGTTTCAGACCCTCCGGCGCTCACCCAGCCTTTCCGGCGTAGTTTTTGACCCTCCGGCAACGTTTCAGACCCTCTCATTCCTCTCCGATCTGCTCTctctccgtctctctctctctctctcatcgctCCCGGATCTCCAACTCCGGCGAGGTTCGACCTCTCGCCCAGGTTCTGCTGCAACTCGCAGGTGAGCTCGACAGCGTCCAACCGCTGTcgctctgacaacgaccgcgtCCAACTGCTGCAACGCCCAGATTCCGTGCAACTCGCCGGTGAGCTCGACCGCGTCCAACTGCCTCGCTGGTGCTGGTCGACTTTTGCTCGGATTCTGCTGCAGCTCGCCCAAGCTCGGCCGGCGCTGACAACGACGACCACACGACGTCTTCGATGGCCTCCTGGACGCCGCCGGTGCTCGACCCAGGCTGTGGCAGAGGAGAAaggtgattgggtgcccagagcttttctctgggtgcccaaatcaatttctagttttttttttttttttttttttaagtaacaggacaaaatgaaaggaaaaaggaaaaaaaaaaaatttgaatgtctattgctcTCTAATtgacgtctattacccctctattggagggcaatagacggctattggggggcaatagacgttttgaatttatgtaatctccttgtttttttcggtaatcaaagttttatttgtctaaatttagggagattagttctcattttggcaactgaaagtcctattggggggtaatagacgtctattggggggcaatacatagCTGATGgtcgtctattgaggggcaatacatggctgatagtcgtctattggggggcaatacatggctgatagtcatctattggggggcaatacatggttgatagtcgtctattggggggcaatagatgtctattgggggcaaaaaaactttccggtgagattttcagcaaattccggtgggcggcagccggtgaccggaatccggcggccggtgaccggattccggcgaaagttggccggattccggcgaaagttgaccggattccggcgaccggtgatcggattccggcgaccggtgaccggattccggcgcccggtgacgggctccggcgaagtctcctatggtttctctctcttccattttctctatttctctctctaagtaacaaaggggtgaggggtaaaatggtattaaaaaaaaattaaaaacaaaaaaaaaatcttaatggggtattagggaagactcccttagagtgtattgggtaagagagaattaaaaaaacttaatggggtaagtgggaaaaaaatccctagaaatggggtaaatggacaaaacccctttttaaaactgacaaaaaaaaaaaattccaaacgGCTACTTTTTAGccgaccccaaaaaaaaaaaaaaaaaacattatccCAACTTAGCTGACATCAGCCATGCAAATCCATCCGAATGGGTTTTTTGTGTACAACGTGGTCCCCACACAGCACAAGCCCAAGGGCTAAACAAGGGGCCAAATATACCCCAGCCCATAGCCCTTTTAGCCCTCAAAACTCATTTTTGTAATAGCCTAGCCCTCAATTGGAGATGGTTTTCACTATTTTTTGGGCTATATCAAGCCCTTAGCCCTccattggagatggcctaagtACCCTCTTCATCTCATTCTTTTGGGGGAGACACGCCCTACAGAGCACTGCACCACCAAAAACAGGGCAGCCGTTTGGGCTGCTCTCACTCTTCTCTCCTccgatcctcctcctcctcctccattttctatatttttctttagttttattttaggaatTTGAAGGATTACTCACCCAAAAGCTTCAAGGATTAATCAAATGCTTCaatctctacaagattcaagacttgggtaattgtggaagttgtaattcaaggctagtcatactagctttttagctatttgtgactattcttgttttttCCTACCCTTCTCTTCTTTaatctatttgaattttgtaattttgatgtctatgattatgagttgtgagtaatttccttgttgggggttagggttgtgtgctctaacccaaatcttgtgtaaaagatgcttattttaatgtaatgatgcaattttcatatgatggatgcttatatctatttttgttggatTAAAATGCATGtttaggagcctagtcaactctagggtgtgtattttgagcatgtctaggacggagttagaggtttgaccccctctaattcctaagctagaaaccctcaatttcgtattcaaggggttataagcatggtgatttacatccgttgcgtgattgcgccgGCGGGTCgtttagtagtctaattcctcgatctctatgTCTCTTGATGTGACTTAGTgaccttgaaccggctctaattcatgtcatgtaagttcctacgacccttgaaccggagtaggaatacaaTGAAATGGAacttcggtccttgagccttgaactgccttggatacgactaccgccaaagtaggaaatttgcatctacattagattagttTCCGACACATAAGATTTGGATGAAGGAACCTCCATAGCACCCGACATTCTcattttttattgtttacatttcatttttatttttattgctttacatttcattactttttgttaagttAAAATCAACCCCCAAACATTAAAATCttccactcatttgtgcatgtccaccactaggctcttagttttgattagacTTTATTTTtcaccaaagccgagcattgctaaggcttggtgccttagagtagaacttttgtttatttagttcttcttttgcatgctaagtgtctttattttcgatcacccaaggattgtgggttagtcACTAATCctcgtggtacgataattttgggcttaatacttccctatcttgacacgattcgtacgcttgcgagagtttatgtATCAAGTCAATTCCTAATTGGTCTCTACTACTTGAGTCCTATTGGACTCGTTTTTCCTCACGGATTctggaatgggcgaagctgtaacccaaaaccATAGTAGACTTATTTTTTTGCCGCAGGTATGGGCCCGCCACGCGCAATCCTctgaaggatattgccaaaaatacttttgggctcaaacatgtTAAACTTATTACTGACAGTGATATATCCTCGCATCCCCTTAGCTCTCTTATCTCTTGCTGCAAAAACCTGCTTGCTCAGTTTCAATCTGTGTCTCCGAAACATATTTATAGAGAATGcaatgttgttgctgattgtctTGCAAAGAACAGCATCACCCATGACTATGGAAATGTTGAATTTGAAGACCCTCCCTCTCATGCCTTGCAAGCTTATTTAGATGATAGGGACTTTGTTGCTAGAGTTAGAAACCTGCTAATAGGTCTTCTAGTTAATTTTCTTCTTTCGCTCTTTGTTTTTGCCTTTTAGGCCacttgaaacaaaaaaaaaacaaaaaaacaaaaattacagatgtttattaataacaattctttttacttttttagaCGTGGTCCCGACTCAGTAGGATTATAGTTTCGAGGTGATCTCCTCAAAAGGCCAAAACCATTCATGgttcaaaatcaaaatgtgaTTCATCATTAGACGAAATGTATTCGGAAAAATTCTTACATACggcagccgcaccacgtggccgtGCGGCTACTCAATCAAAACCCACCAAACTTTACATGTATTCCATAACTGCCCCTGCTTTTtaaagtgaaatacccaaaatacccccttGCTAAGAACCTAATTAGACAACCCTACCACGTGTCCTTTACACATGCCCTACGCAAGACTTTCTCATGTATTGATTGTATTCATCTACATGGTTCAAATCGTCAAATAATTTATGGTAAACAACTCTTTCCAGAGATAACCTTTGAAGTGGGATCTAAAGTTGAAAGAATGGCTTATAAAAAAAGTTCTACTAATAGCCATCACTTTTTGCAGAACTACGAATCTCAACAATCTACGGTGCCCTCAAAATGTAGTTGCCTGATCATGATTTAGCTCAGGGCTATTATCACCATCTACAAGGGTACATCAGACATAATTACCTTCTTCACAGGTTAGGAAGCTAGAAATAAGGTGAATACAGTGGTGTTATAAAAAGATTAAACACACCTGGAACGATCATTATTCAGTAGAAAGGTTGACACACTATCAAACTcaagttacaacttacaagtaTCTGGGCCTGTTTTTCTATTATTGCCTATTTAAATTAAGCTCCCCAATCACCTCCGAATTCTAAAGTTGAGCCATCAGAAATCGGATTATTTCAGATTTGAATGAGAGATAGGAGGAAgataagaaaataacaaaggcCATCCCACCTCTAACCAAACACCTACTTGTACTTCTAACGCAATCTTGattaattatttgtttaatCACCAAACCCAGGGTAAAATTTATCTCTGAGGAGGATCCACTGTGCGAACATTTGCACCTGTCATTCCTTCAATTCGATCTTTGGTTATCTCCACAAAATGACCCACTATTTCATGGAACTGTTTGAGCCCTGACAGTGGGAGAATTATGGATGACCTATCAGAGCCTGCAACCTGCAATTTAAATGGAATTTGAAATTTATCAAAGATTTTGATCTGGTATCAAAAACCTTAAATAAAGATCAGAATGAAAAAGTGTGTAACGGTTATTTGAAGCTTACCTCCGATATTCTTAGAAAATGGCCCCTGTTATTGTTTCCAAGATCAAAGAAGAATCTCTTTTGATCAGCTCTAATCACTTTAGAAACCCCCATGTTACCAATTTCATCTTGAGCCGGCAAGTCTGTGGATCTGTCAATATTCAGTTCAGAAGTTGGCACAGTTTGGCTACTGTGGCCAGATATGAAGCCAGCACCTACATCGTCTGAAAGCCCAACAAGTCGCTCTGAAGATTCAGAACTTTGCTGCTTTGGCATTGGAAACAACGAAGTGGAAATTAAACACACATTACACTCCAAGAAGAGAAACTTGAATTAACTAGACAGTGGGAAGCACTGAATGCATGAAACACTAAGGCACCTGATTAGGCAGTATGAAAAGCCTTGATGCTTCATTGATCTCAGCCAAAATGTTCCTAAATGCTGCCCACCCTTCATCCCGGGTGCTCCCTGCAGGAACAATGATAGTACTTCGATTTCTACTAACAGAAGCTTCGGATACCTGCATCAACAAACCTATAAGAGCGGCAACAATTCAAGAACAAGACACTGGAGTTTAACCCTAGCATCACTTCCTTAAGAAAAGTGACAATCCATgcccaaaaaagaaaatgagataATTATCCAAGCAACACAGATAGCTTCAAAAGGATGTTGCTCAACTGACAAAAGTTATGGGATAACACCCCGATCTTTTCCAAGGGCTCACGTCAATAGGAAGTTTTGGCACCTTGATCTCAGCTATGCACCATTCACCTTGAAGAAAAAAATCGGAAGTAGGATAGAGTTCCATGCCCAAATTTGGAAGCTAGCTTAGAAACATCATTCTTCAAAATTTCTACCCACTTCAATTCACTAGCATCAATTTTATTTAAAACTCTTCAAACTGCAGCCACTGCATAAGGGTTGCGATGCTTGATGTTTTCACCGGTGCCTATTCTCAGGCGCTTAGGTGAGCTAACGATTGTTAATATTCCATGTGAACAATAGATAAGCAGGCTTCAATAAGAGGCTTTTGATGAGAAAAACTTGAGTTTATATAAATTCTTAAAGAGTGGAAAATTTATAACTAGATAAGTAGCACATTTAGCTGGATTTATAAAGTATGGCTTCATCTCTACTGAGCATGCATTCATGAAACAAGACAACCATCAATTACAAGCAAAAACACTTGCTAGTTCCCTCCAATTTTCCCTTTCTTGGTTGCAAATGCAGAGATGagaatttaaaatgaaattgcaGGAAGTGACCATGTCATTGGTTAAaagtctaaaaaaataaaaaataaaataaaaaaaaaaccttccaACACAGAGGATGTGGCAGTGTAGGAATGATCAAACTTTCGACCGACGTTatggcaaaaagaaaatggaacagCCTAACATGTtgtgaaaaacaaagaaagaggaaaagagAGGGAAGAAAAATGCAAGAaggattttgtttgtttgagctATTTTAGGTATTCAGATGGGCTGAGATGTTAATGAAATTTGGTCTAGACAGGGATCAATTTTAATAAATACAAGAAATTCCTATGGAGGAACACCAATTTATGTTTCAATATGAAATACAAATGAAGAATGCACAAGCAAATATATGAAAGAAATTTCTTTGGAGGTTTTGACTTATGTCTCAATATGAAATACAAACACAGACTGCACAACTAAATACACAAAAGAGATCCAAACATCAGCTAAAGACAATGAAGGGAACATAAAGAACATAAAATGATTGCATGCGGGATCATACTTAAATGATACCATCAACTGTGATCCGCACATACACTTATCTCCAGTATTGTTTTATAACTGTAAGTTTTTCCTTTAAATCTACCCAACTACAAGGGTTTTACATACACCAACTACAAAACCTACTGTTCACACCTTAACTTCTATAGCCCATCTATTACCACAACAGTCTGTTGGACATTACCCTTTGgagctgtatatatatatcaaaacttATGCAAAAAACTCTGGGCAAATGAAAAAACTTCAAAGAAAAGTTAAAATAGAAGAGTAGTCCCCATGAGATAAGTGAAGAAAGAAATACATATGCATCGGAGAGGAGGCTAAGGAGCAGAGGTTAAAGATCAAATTCTGCTGCAAAATGATCTCTTTTGACTCCAGTTATATGAGCTAACTTCCCACcaccaagaaaaagaaaaaaaaaaaagcaacttcTGAGGCGTTTCAGTAACTCACGCTCTTGAGATTGCATACTAATTGAAGAAAAGAGGGTTAAAAACAGGTGTGTATGAAATCAAGTTAGTCATTTACTCGTTGTTAACAACCTTTGTGCCCTCATTGCACCAACAAAATATCGTAAGCTAGACCCACAATCCACTTCCATAACTCTGATATATGGTAAGAACAAGCTTTCCTCAAAGCAGTGGTCTCACATTCCAGCATGCAATACACAGTACATGGAAggaacaacaaaagaatcaacTCAACATAGATAAACATGCGTACACACATGGGAATGCAATTGTTTAAGtaagtttttccttttttcttttttagtaaaAACCAGAAGCTTATTATGGATTTTGGGGTTGAATTTATCAACAGATTGCTGAGTATTTGTATCTGATTGTAAAAGGATGATTGATTTAGGGTCAGGTTAGGCAATCTGCATGCAAACTAAGTCAGATGTGCTCACTTAGGTGGCCCTTAGCATTGTAGATGTTCCTATACGAGGCATTGAATTGACAGGGAGATGCTAGGGGGTAAAGTGTTGGTAATTCATTCTAAACCTGTCAGTAATTCTAAAATGTATTCCGTATAGTATAAACAAATTGAAATTATAGGCCAGTACTGTAAGAAAATATAGATATCGGATTTAACGGGAGAAAGAAGAACCTTCAAGAAGCGGCCCCTGCGGTTCTCGCCAATGTCAAAGTAGAAGACCTGAAGACAAAGGGAAGGTTATGAGCAGAGAGGGagggggagagggagagacacagagagagagagagagagagagcggtgCCTTTGTGTCGAGCTGCAGTTCCTTGCTGAAGACATCCTGATCGTCCGAATTGACATAGTAATTGAAGAGATCGAGGAACCACGAGATGCCGGAGAAGGGAACGATGATAGTGGACCTGGTGGCTGAAGTCTTTTCAGAAATTTTGAGATAACGACCGCGAGGGTTCTCTTTGAGATCGAAGTAGAAAAGCTTGTGCTCAACCTGCAGCGTCTTACAAAGCAGCTCCACGTCATTAcctccaccgccaccgccaccgccacctcCTGCtattgctcctcctcctcctccacctacGCCCCCCGAATTCCCTTCCATTTCAAATTGAAGCGCGGCACAAAGTTGCCAAGTCAAACCACCTGATTGCTCTCCTTCCCGCGCCTCAGTTTCAGACCAACTAAACTACGGGTGGTAGGTGCGGCTGCTCTGCTCTGCTCAGATCTCAGGGACGATGCATCAATTCCTCGATTCCTCTTGTTTACTACCCTGCCTCTACTAGTACTAAACGAATTGTGCAAACTAGGGTTTTGGGATGTGAGGGGGAAATTGACCCACCCAGCCTCTACTCCACTCTCCTCTCTCAAAAGTCCTACGATCCCATCCcgtatttttaataaatattatGTATTCagccttttattttattatttttgtttttttggttgcCCATATCTATATCGGGTATTTGACCCTAACAGGAATGTACTCGAGAAAAATCGGGTATTGGGGACGGGGTGAAAAATAAATGGGTAAAAACTTCAAATGGTACATGAATTATTGTGAAATGTATTTTTTGATACttacgaatttttttttacctcaaatGATACCTGAAGTATTGCGATATTACCAAATATAGTACCTTCGTTTACTTTTCCGTTAAAGCCGCTTACGTGGCATGtattttcttaaaataaaacttcaaatgGTACCCAGACTATTGCAAAATGTATTTTTTGgtacctaatttttttttttaccccaaatGCTATCTCAAATATAGCCCCAAATCTTTTTTGTTGAtaaaattttcagctaaaaataaatagttaatTTGATGAAATATTAGATTTTCTTATCCGAAACTTGTATTGTTCAACCTATTTGTAACACTTCTTCCGATGAATGAATTTCATATTATGATGGAAAAAAATAGTAAATGTGCAATCTTTGAGGTACCATTTGGGGTATAAAAAAATTTACAGGTATCAAAAAATACATTAATTTTTGCAATAGTTTGGGTACCTTTTAGAGTTTTTATCTAAAAAAGTACAGGCCACGTAGACGATTTTAACGAAAAAGTTAACGGAGGTACTATATTTGGTAACAGTACAATACTTCAAGTACTATTTGGAGTAAAAAAAGTTCGTAGGTACCAAAGAGTACCTTTCACAataattcaggtaccatttggagTTTGGAAAATGCTTGAGATCCCAAAAAATTATACCAAAACTCattaccaaatgatgtggcaccTGCTATGTCATCAATTTTGGTTCTAAGATGGTGATGATATGGAAATAATACAATTTTATGCTTCtccttaaacaaaaaaaaaaaacaagataaGATTAAACCTAGACCATTAATTATCTTCTTCCTTATACATTTGAGCATCCACTCATGCTTCGCTGATCTTGCATCCACTCTTGCTTCACCTTTCATGATCGGAGCATGAAAAAGAGCTAGAACTTTTGCCTTTGTTGTCAGATGAATTAATGAATTAATTAAAAGCCATCCAAACTTACCAAAGTTcatttctccttctcttactcCCTCTCTTTTCATGATTTCCTCGAGACATTTGAACTTTAAAAAATTTGAATTAAAGAATCAATTGGAGATTGGGCTATATGCAGTGCCAACGATTGGAGATCGTGTTATGTCTGCAGTTGTGACTTATTGGCTATTGGCCTGACCATATTTGTTGATGGAAGATCCTTGTTGCTTTGTCATCTAGAGTCTGGGGGTACCCAAGGAGTGTTGATCAATAGGCCCCAATAGTCTTATTGGAAGAAAAAGGTCCTCCAAAAATATCATGCAAGACAAGTGAATAAGGTGAGTGAAATGAGTGAAACATTGAAAATGGAGAAAAAAGCCTCACCCAACCAACTAGATCTACATCTAATGGTAGATGATCTCCTCTCAATGAGGATGGCAGCCATATATGGGACTTTGCAATGGTTTTAAGTTttcttgatttttaattttttgataaAGAAAAAATTAGTAGAGAAAGTCCATGTTAGCAATTTCTTTGATGAGTTGGCACCTGCCACATCATTCGGTATATAAATTTGGTATAAATATTTGGTGTCTCTAGCACTACTCTTGGAGTTTTTACCCAAAATAAATTCGGAGACAGAAATGGTATTATAATCCCTAGCTCCTACATGTCCATTATCATCCCTAGCTCGGGCCCTTTTATTTTGTTCAATTATGTTCtttacagattttttttttcaaatcatGTACTTCGACCAATGATATATAATGTCACTTTTACTAACTATATTATTCTCTAGGTCACATGATCTTTTCATCCCTAATAAAGTCACCAAAAaatcaatatttacaaaaatgtcACCACATTTTTAATTATCGATCATTATTTATGAAAATATCACTCTTTCTAAATTACAGCTATTGTCGTTAATTAAAAAGTTATTGCCAACAAACAAAATAGCTATTGTCAAACAgcccaaaagctactatcaacGAATCAAAAAGCTATTGTCAtttttcagaagaaaaaaaaatttgtcattCGTCAACACTTAGTGATAGAAATACATGGTGACTTAATTGATAGTAATGTAAGTCTTTTTTTAGGGGAATGAATTATTTCGAGGGGCGATCCTTGGTCAACGCTGGTTCGGGGGGCGAACTGCTACTTGTGATATCCTTATTGcttccgctatctgtcaaatgaaatacaaatgGCGTCAGAGAGAGACCgtggttggcggtcttc harbors:
- the LOC133731537 gene encoding transcription factor Pur-alpha 1 isoform X1, with the translated sequence MEGNSGGVGGGGGGAIAGGGGGGGGGGNDVELLCKTLQVEHKLFYFDLKENPRGRYLKISEKTSATRSTIIVPFSGISWFLDLFNYYVNSDDQDVFSKELQLDTKVFYFDIGENRRGRFLKVSEASVSRNRSTIIVPAGSTRDEGWAAFRNILAEINEASRLFILPNQQQSSESSERLVGLSDDVGAGFISGHSSQTVPTSELNIDRSTDLPAQDEIGNMGVSKVIRADQKRFFFDLGNNNRGHFLRISEVAGSDRSSIILPLSGLKQFHEIVGHFVEITKDRIEGMTGANVRTVDPPQR
- the LOC133731537 gene encoding transcription factor Pur-alpha 1 isoform X2, with the protein product MEGNSGGVGGGGGGAIAGGGGGGGGGGNDVELLCKTLQVEHKLFYFDLKENPRGRYLKISEKTSATRSTIIVPFSGISWFLDLFNYYVNSDDQDVFSKELQLDTKVFYFDIGENRRGRFLKVSEASVSRNRSTIIVPAGSTRDEGWAAFRNILAEINEASRLFILPNQQSSESSERLVGLSDDVGAGFISGHSSQTVPTSELNIDRSTDLPAQDEIGNMGVSKVIRADQKRFFFDLGNNNRGHFLRISEVAGSDRSSIILPLSGLKQFHEIVGHFVEITKDRIEGMTGANVRTVDPPQR